CGCCTTCGCGACCTGACCATGTCAAATTTGTACGCGCTGATAGAAAAAGCAGAAGATCCGATTAAAATGACCGACCAGTACCTGCGCGATATGCAGGAAGATTTGGCTGAGGCTGAAAAAGCGGTAGCTGCCCAGATCGTCTTGGAAAAGAAATTCAAGCAATTGTACGAGGAGCAGGAGGCTTTGGTGCAGAAGCGGGATGAGCAGGCCCATGTGGCGGCTCAGGCCAAAAATATCGACCTCGCCCGCCGCGCCCTGGAGGAGAAAAAGGCAGCCGAGCAAAAAATGGCCGAATACAAAGCCAGCTATGAACAAAACAAAGCGGCAGCAGACACGCTCCGCGAAAAGCTGTCCGAGATGAAAAAGCAGATTACCGACCTGAAAAACAAGCGGGAGACCCTGGCCGCTCGCGTCAATGCCGCC
This sequence is a window from Brevibacillus composti. Protein-coding genes within it:
- a CDS encoding PspA/IM30 family protein; the protein is MSIFKRLRDLTMSNLYALIEKAEDPIKMTDQYLRDMQEDLAEAEKAVAAQIVLEKKFKQLYEEQEALVQKRDEQAHVAAQAKNIDLARRALEEKKAAEQKMAEYKASYEQNKAAADTLREKLSEMKKQITDLKNKRETLAARVNAAKAQKQINQSMSGFDSSSAMAGLKRMEEKAMQLEAEAEASGELYKKESSLDEEIAKLNKDQQVEDELAALMKKYEG